In Crassostrea angulata isolate pt1a10 chromosome 4, ASM2561291v2, whole genome shotgun sequence, one genomic interval encodes:
- the LOC128180238 gene encoding short-chain collagen C4-like, protein MFSKMAGYVFFILMNVVMQMKLSAGCDNSGNSVVYTRWGKKSCNSRHELVHSGYVGGSDYKNPGAAVEPLCLPKIPQWGKFKDGKDGQKAKLLGAEYQMHTVSNYWRHYHDHDVPCAVCLVRQRSVVQMFPGRRTCYNGWKLEYSGYLMAGRPIHKAASTYTCVDRKPDIADGGIANQNGYLFYQVEAICGSLKCPPYVQGRELVCAVCSK, encoded by the exons ATGTTTTCAAAG ATGGCAGGCTATGTTTTCTTCATACTGATGAATGTTGTAATGCAAATGAAATTGAGTGCCGGATGTG ATAATAGTGGAAATAGCGTTGTATACACACGATGGGGAAAGAAAAGCTGCAACTCTAGACATGAACTTGTCCATTCAG GTTATGTCGGAGGATCGGATTACAAAAATCCGGGAGCTGCAGTAGAACCCCTTTGCCTACCCAAAATTCCGCAATGGGGTAAATTTAAGGATGGAAAAGATGGTCAGAAAGCTAAATTATTGGGAGCAGAGTACCAGATGCACACTGTATCCAACTACTGGCGACATTATCATGACCATGATGTCCCGTGTGCCGTGTGTTTGGTACGTCAGAGATCTGTTGTGCAGATGTTTCCAG GAAGAAGAACTTGTTACAATGGATGGAAGCTGGAGTATAGTGGTTACCTTATGGCTGGTAGACCGATTCATAAAGCTGCGTCAACATATACGTGTGTTGACAGGAAGCCGGACATCGCTGATGGAGGAATAGCCAATCAGAATGGATACCTTTTCTATCAGGTTGAGGCTATCTGTGGTTCTTTGAAGTGTCCGCCTTATGTTCAGGGCAGAGAACTTGTCTGTGCCGTGTGTTCTAAGTAA
- the LOC128180227 gene encoding uncharacterized protein LOC128180227, whose amino-acid sequence MISNASFFWSKMAVFAFFLMLYYVIQCNGIGRNVKHCDLWIHSHRLKQIKALREEFKSFTKVINRSLKEFKEKTQADLKLIKAQNSRNVVYTRWGKKSCPSNAELVHSGYVGGSHYNNRGAAVEPICLPRNPEWGVHRDGMDGQKAYVYGAEYQMHTVSGYMRQFHDQDVPCALCVKRNKSVVQMFPARKTCYKGWTLEYHGYLMAGRPIHQAGSTYTCIDEHPDVVHGGHADMNGYLFYQVEAVCGSLKCPPYVRGRELVCAVCSKD is encoded by the exons ATGATTTCAAATGCAAGTTTCTTTTGGTCAAAG ATGGCAGTTTTCGCATTCTTTCTGatgctgtattatgtaataCAATGCAATGGAATTGGAAGAAATGTCAAGCATTGTGATCTTTGGATACATAGTCATCgtctaaaacaaataaaagctTTAAGGGAGGAATTCAAAAGCTTTACCAAAGTTATCAATAGATCATTGAAAGAGTTCAAAGAAAAAACACAGGCTGATTTAAAACTCATTAAAG CCCAAAATAGTAGAAACGTTGTGTACACCAGATGGGGAAAGAAATCGTGTCCATCAAATGCTGAACTAGTTCATTCAG GTTATGTCGGAGGATCACATTACAACAATAGAGGGGCAGCGGTAGAACCGATTTGTTTACCAAGAAATCCAGAATGGGGGGTTCACAGGGATGGTATGGATGGACAGAAAGCTTACGTATATGGCGCAGAGTACCAAATGCACACTGTCTCCGGCTACATGCGTCAATTCCATGATCAAGATGTCCCATGTGCTTTATGTGTGAAGCGTAATAAATCCGTTGTCCAGATGTTTCCAG CAAGAAAAACGTGTTACAAAGGCTGGACGTTGGAGTATCATGGCTACCTCATGGCGGGTAGACCTATTCACCAAGCTGGATCCACCTACACCTGTATTGACGAGCATCCAGACGTCGTGCATGGAGGTCACGCAGACATGAATGGCTACCTGTTCTACCAAGTGGAGGCTGTGTGTGGTTCTCTGAAGTGTCCACCTTATGTCAGGGGAAGAGAACTCGTTTGTGCTGTTTGTTCTAAAGATTGA